From one Cynocephalus volans isolate mCynVol1 chromosome X, mCynVol1.pri, whole genome shotgun sequence genomic stretch:
- the CLDN2 gene encoding claudin-2, producing MASLGLQLVGYILGLLGLLGTMVAMLLPSWRTSSYVGASIVTAVGFSKGLWMECATHSTGITQCDIYSTLLGLPADIQAAQAMMVTSSALSSLACIISVVGMRCTVFCQESRAKDRVAVVGGVFFILGGLLGFIPVAWNLHGILRDFYSPLVPDSMKFEIGEALYLGIISSLFSLIAGIILCFSCLSQGNRSSYYDAYQAQPLATRSSPRPGQSPKVKSEFNSYSLTGYV from the coding sequence ATGGCCTCTCTTGGCCTCCAACTTGTGGGCTACATCCTAGGCCTTCTGGGGCTGTTGGGCACGATGGTTGCCATGCTGCTCCCCAGCTGGCGAACAAGTTCTTATGTTGGTGCTAGCATTGTGACAGCAGTTGGCTTCTCCAAGGGCCTCTGGATGGAGTGTGCCACACACAGCACAGGCATCACCCAGTGTGACATCTACAGCACTCTTCTCGGCCTGCCTGCCGACATCCAAGCTGCCCAGGCCATGATGGTGACGTCCAGTGCACTGTCCTCACTGGCCTGCATTATCTCTGTGGTGGGCATGAGATGCACAGTCTTCTGCCAGGAATCCCGAGCCAAAGACAGAGTGGCGGTAGTAGGCGGAGTCTTCTTCATCCTTGGAGGCCTCCTGGGCTTCATCCCTGTTGCCTGGAATCTTCACGGGATCCTGAGGGACTTCTATTCCCCACTGGTGCCTGACAGCATGAAATTTGAGATTGGAGAGGCTCTTTATTTGGGCATTATTTCTTCCCTGTTCTCCCTGATAGCTGGAATCATCCTCTGTTTTTCCTGCCTATCCCAGGGAAATCGCTCCAGCTACTATGATGCCTATCAGGCCCAGCCTCTTGCCACTAGGAGCTCTCCAAGGCCTGGTCAATCACCCAAAGTCAAGAGTGAGTTCAACTCCTACAGCCTGACAGGGTACGTGTGA